In Sceloporus undulatus isolate JIND9_A2432 ecotype Alabama chromosome 7, SceUnd_v1.1, whole genome shotgun sequence, one DNA window encodes the following:
- the CRB2 gene encoding protein crumbs homolog 2, whose translation MRAEPGTLATIQPWSCFGHGTLHQLLAMDFRAVILLPLSLWLWGTASSEPVSFCSSSPCTNGGTCHDLESGYRCVCPQSPLAYVGNDCEFLYDACTVHSCPAEWNCTRTPGYLNYTCHCEPDSLDLNCSIRGDECELSPCPEPHLACVQLPNGYGCQCQSEESCQTGPSVCSNQPCYNNGTCTEIAGGYACKCQPGFSGPHCEEDVDECSSAPCQNGAICLDRVNEYNCFCVPGFQGYHCEIDINECASRPCQHNGTCLNLMDHYLCQCLPGYTGMNCDVEIDECESGPCWHNGTCSDHIGYFTCSCMPGFEGEQCEVDIDECQSQPCLNGGTCHDLVNSYQCDCLSTGFEGQSCELDVLECASQPCQNGASCLEGVGRYSCACWPGYVGDFCEEDVDECAGQPCLNGGQCFERSNQSYYGEREDFPAEFSYQEAAGFICRCQPGFDGETCSINVDECISQPCQNGGSCVDLVNSYECHCLPGYSGVECATDIDECEGHPCENGGACEDGIADYICHCILGPDGIAWGGKNCSVELTGCQSHSCQNEALCVPTYRSGAHGHLCQCRPGFYGPTCSMPTSFSFTSKVYLFINLSVNHEKAAESNLSSVSLRFRTTLPDAILFYRGQHTEHLSLELSGGLLRVTLSVQDATSSFTLAAPRVDDGHWHKAEVLMQDSLELRLWHESCNAGICLISHPLEQTPLASFLPSLLHIYIGGVEETLMAKPIRNFIGCLEDLWIDSKVVLPQEVAGLQSSGFQVGCERTEWCRSDPCSHGGRCIDLWTDFRCHCPRPYEGHTCVYESPAATFGQDNSLSFATFEISNSPGANFNISFFIRTLKPSGLVLQISNGSDTFLTVYLKDGKLQIETPTVDPIKPSGHLADGMRHFVMLSFHYGVAHASLFNREEELGPLVITPLTAGSELHVGGLQDQDSMSPWGGQFKGCLQDIQLNHHQMEFFPHLAQNRSVSQEVYVGQNTNVGSGCISDDTCKSGPCLNNGLCAVTWNDFNCSCPANFTGKHCEKRIWCKSEPCPQATTCIDVPSGYVCLASVTFYERNAIELTANTTIARALHSLRLDFRTRDKEAILLRAVEEVDSLLVAIQNNSLLVEIRSGNGIEGANFLSQRSVSDGYWHTLTLSMEEPLALSSRWHLHLDSSVNTTLDGNAGNLDFLRSKTVLVVGENFTGCLGHMDIGGVFLPLAVPISYPQPEQFLQMNGGAALLGCKGADICSSGPCQHGGSCQDLFNAFSCACSPGWEGSLCEANIDDCKSSPCIHGKCMDEVGDFQCDCHKGYIGKRCQINVDDCIRHKCQNGATCVDEVYSYSCKCPPHFTGPFCEWPFPPEECGKNFTCLNGGKCISGPWGANCTCKPGYTGRKCQININECDPNPCQNGGTCQDSVNRYRCVCSASYTGERCDIDRGTLPGALFPFPLIEVAVPVACGCLLLLIIILVLMILTARKRRQSEGTYSPSQQEVAGARLEMDSVLKVPPEERLI comes from the exons GAACCGCCTCTTCCGAACCGGTCAGTTTTTGTTCCTCATCTCCATGTACGAATGGCGGGACCTGCCATGACCTGGAAAGTGGCTACAGGTGTGTCTGTCCTCAGAGTCCCTTAGCCTATGTGGGAAATGACTGTGAATTCCTCTATGATGCATGCACTGTACATTCCTGTCCAGCCGAGTGGAACTGCACAAGGACACCTGGGTACTTGAACTACACTTGCCACTGTGAGCCAGACTCACTGGATCTCAACTGCAGCATCCGAGGCGATGAATGTGAGCTCAGCCCTTGTCCAGAGCCTCATCTGGCATGTGTGCAGTTGCCTAATGGCTATGGCTGCCAATGCCAGAGTGAAGAGAGCTGCCAAACTGGGCCATCGGTTTGCTCCAACCAGCCCTGCTACAACAATGGGACCTGTACTGAGATTGCTGGGGGCTACGCCTGCAAATGCCAGCCTGGCTTCAGCGGGCCCCACTGTGAAGAGGATGTGGACGAATGTTCCTCGGCCCCATGCCAGAATGGAGCCATCTGCCTCGACAGGGTCAATGAGTACAACTGCTTCTGTGTGCCTGGCTTCCAAGGCTACCACTGTGAGATAGACATCAATGAATGTGCCTCCCGGCCTTGCCAACACAATGGCACCTGCCTCAACCTGATGGACCACTACCTTTGCCAGTGCCTGCCCGGCTACACAG GTATGAATTGTGATGTGGAGATTGACGAATGTGAATCGGGCCCTTGCTGGCACAATGGCACCTGCAGTGATCACATTGGGTACTTCACCTGTTCCTGTATGCCAGGCTTTGAGGGGGAGCAGTGCGAAGTAGATATTGATGAGTGCCAGAGCCAACCCTGTCTCAATGGAGGCACATGCCATGACCTTGTCAACAG TTACCAATGTGACTGCCTCAGCACTGGCTTTGAAGGGCAGAGCTGTGAGCTGGACGTCTTGGAGTGTGCCTCTCAGCCTTGCCAGAATGGAGCTTCTTGCCTAGAAGGAGTGGGACGCTACAGCTGCGCTTGCTGGCCAG GATACGTGGGAGATTTCTGCGAAGAAGACGTGGATGAGTGTGCTGGGCAGCCCTGCCTGAACGGTGGCCAGTGCTTCGAACGGTCTAACCAGAGTTACTATGGGGAACGTGAGGACTTTCCTGCTGAGTTCAGCTACCAGGAGGCGGCTGGATTCATCTGCAGGTGCCAGCCTGGCTTTGATG GAGAGACATGCTCCATCAATGTAGATGAATGCATATCCCAACCATGCCAGAACGGAGGGAGCTGTGTAGATCTGGTCAATAGCTACGAGTGTCATTGCCTACCTGGATACTCAG GTGTGGAATGTGCCACTGACATTGACGAGTGTGAAGGGCACCCGTGTGAAAATGGGGGTGCCTGTGAAGATGGTATTGCTGACTACATCTGCCATTGCATCCTGGGTCCAGATGGAATTGCCTGGGGTGGGAAGAACTGCTCTGTGGAGCTCACTGGGTGCcagagccacagctgccaaaatGAGGCCTTGTGCGTCCCCACCTACCGCTCTGGGGCCCATGGACACCTGTGTCAGTGCCGCCCAGGATTTTATGGCCCCACGTGCTCcatgcccacctccttctccttcacaTCCAAGGTCTATCTCTTCATCAACTTGTCTGTAAACCATGAAAAGGCAGCAGAAAGTAACCTAAGCAGTGTGTCTCTCCGATTCCGGACCACCTTGCCTGATGCCATCCTCTTCTACAGAGGCCAGCACACTGAACACCTGTCCCTGGAGCTCTCTGGCGGTCTTCTGCGAGTGACACTTTCAGTACAGGATGCCACATCATCTTTTACCCTGGCAGCCCCACGGGTAGATGATGGCCACTGGCATAAGGCTGAAGTCCTCATGCAAGACTCTCTGGAGCTCAGGCTGTGGCATGAATCCTGCAATGCTGGCATCTGTCTGATTAGTCATCCCCTTGAACAAACACCCCTTGCTTCTTTCCTGCCATCTCTTTTGCACATATATATTGGGGGAGTTGAAGAGACACTAATGGCCAAACCCATTAGAAATTTCATTGGCTGCCTAGAAGACTTGTGGATTGATTCAAAGGTTGTCCTGCCACAGGAGGTGGCTGGACTGCAATCCTCCGGCTTCCAGGTGGGCTGTGAGAGGACAGAGTGGTGTCGTTCTGATCCTTGTTCACATGGTGGCCGGTGCATTGACCTCTGGACGGATTTTCGCTGTCACTGTCCTCGGCCTTACGAAGGTCACACATGCGTCTATG AGTCTCCTGCAGCAACATTTGGGCAAGACAACTCCTTGAGCTTTGCTACTTTTGAAATTAGCAACAGTCCCGGAGCAAACTTTAACATTTCCTTTTTCATCCGAACTCTGAAGCCCAGCGGTCTGGTGCTCCAAATCAGCAACGGGAGTGACACTTTCCTAACAGTATATCTGAAGGATGGGAAGCTCCAGATAGAGACTCCAACGGTTGACCCCATCAAGCCATCTGGGCATCTGGCTGATGGCATGAGACATTTTGTGATGCTTTCCTTCCATTACGGTGTTGCGCATGCCAGCCTTTTCAACAGAGAGGAGGAGCTGGGACCTCTGGTGATAACCCCTCTCACCGCTGGCTCCGAGCTTCACGTTGGTGGACTACAGGATCAAGACAGCATGAGCCCCTGGGGAGGACAGTTTAAAGGCTGCCTTCAAGATATCCAGCTCAATCACCACCAGATGGAGTTCTTCCCCCATCTAGCACAAAACAGGAGTGTCTCACAAGAGGTCTACGTGGGACAAAATACCAATGTTGGTTCAGGATGCATCTCAGATGACACCTGCAAG TCTGGACCATGCCTGAACAATGGCCTCTGTGCCGTCACCTGGAATGACTTTAATTGCAGCTGCCCTGCCAACTTCACTGGGAAACACTGTGAGAAGAGAATCTGGTGCAAAAGCGAGCCATGCCCACAAGCCACAACTTGCATCGATGTTCCCTCTGGCTATGTCT GCCTGGCCAGTGTCACCTTCTATGAACGCAATGCCATTGAGTTGACCGCCAACACAACCATCGCCAGAGCTCTCCACAGCCTGCGCCTGGACTTCAGAACACGGGACAAAGAGGCCATCTTGCTGCGGGCTGTAGAGGAGGTGGATTCTCTCTTGGTGGCTATCCAGAATAACTCCCTCTTGGTGGAGATCAGGAGTGGGAACGGCATTGAGGGAGCCAACTTCCTTAGTCAGAGGTCTGTTTCAGATGGTTATTGGCATACGCTAACATTGTCCATGGAAGAGCCCCTGGCTCTTTCATCAAGATGGCACCTCCATTTGGACAGCTCTGTCAACACAACCCTTGATGGGAATGCTGGGAATCTGGACTTCCTAAGAAGCAAGACAGTGCTTGTTGTGGGAGAAAACTTCACCGGGTGCCTTGGGCACATGGACATAGGCGGTGTGTTTTTGCCACTGGCTGTCCCCATCTCCTACCCACAGCCAGAGCAGTTCCTGCAGATGAATGGTGGGGCAGCCCTCCTTGGCTGCAAGGGTGCAGACATCTGTTCTTCCGGcccatgccagcatgggggctcGTGCCAGGACCTCTTCAatgccttcagctgtgcctgcaGTCCTGGGTGGGAGGGCTCGCTTTGTGAGGCCAACATCGATGACTGCAAATCCAGCCCCTGCATTCACGGGAAATGTATGGATGAGGTGGGAGATTTCCAGTGTGACTGCCACAAGGGCTACATTGGGAAGCGGTGCCAGATCAATGTGGATGACTGCATTAGACACAAGTGCCAGAACGGAGCCACCTGTGTGGATGAGGTCTACAGCTATTCCTGCAAGTGTCCACCACACTTCACAGGCCCTTTCTGCGA GTGGCcattcccccctgaagaatgtgGGAAGAACTTCACTTGTCTGAATGGCGGCAAATGCATCAGCGGGCCCTGGGGAGCCAACTGCACCTGCAAGCCGGGCTACACGGGAAGAAA gtGCCAGATCAACATCAATGAGTGTGACCCCAACCCCTGCCAGAATGGAGGGACCTGTCAAGACTCAGTAAACCGGTACCGGTGTGTGTGCAGTGCCAGCTACACTGGAGAGCGTTGTGATATTGAT AGAGGGACTCTTCCAGGTGCTCTCTTCCCGTTCCCATTAATTGAAGTAGCCGTACCGGTAGCCTGCGGTTGCTTGCTGCTACTCATTATTATCCTCGTTCTTATGATTCTCACGGCCCGGAAGAGGCGCCAGTCAGAGGGGACCTACAGCCCAAGCCAACAGGAGGTGGCAGGAGCCCGCCTGGAGATGGACAGTGTATTAAAGGTGCCACCGGAGGAGCGTTTAATCTAG